A segment of the Acidimicrobiia bacterium genome:
GGAGAGGTCGATGCCCATGTGGTTTTCGTTGGGGTCTCCGTAATCCGGGAGTCCGTTGTTCCAAGTGTCGAACTCGACGGCGACGGAATCGGTTAGATTACCGATGCCAAGACCGCCACCCACGTCGCCCAAACTGGTCGGCGAGTCGGCGATGACGAAGGTAAGTCCATCGGCGCCACCGCCAGCCGAACCCGTGATGCTGAACGTGAAGTCCATGGTGAAGTTGCGATCGGGGCGAACGGGTTCTGACCGGAAAGCCGAACCCACCTGGTAAAGCTCCGAGGGAGTGAGCACGACGGACGATGGCCCAAACTCGGGAAAGCTAGTGGACGCACTACTGTTCAGTTGATACGGACTTGACAGGAAATCCGAAATCGAGGCACCAACCCGGCCGAGGGCCGGACTACCCGGCAGGAGCCAGTGGGTCAGCGTCGTGCCACCGTTGTCGGCCAGTGGGCCAAGCTTGGCATCGACGAGCGTCCCCTCCATGTCGGGCGAAGGTCCAACCTGGTCCGATTCCAGCCATGCCGCACAGCTCGGGGAATTATCCACGCCGATCACGTTGTTGCCTTCCGAGATGATCGGTGGGGAAGCGGCACAATCGGTGGCGTTGTTGGCCACCACACTATTCCGAAGATGGATGCGAGGGTTCCCCTCGACACCAACGGCAACACCGGTTCCGTTTCCGGTGATGGTTACGAAGTCGATCAGTACATCACCGGAGTCGGCGATGAGCCCTGAGCCTCCATTCCCGGATATCGTCGTGTTGCTGATGGCCACGCCATAACTGGGGCCCTGGTACACCGAGGCTGAAACTCCGCCCTGGCCATTGTTCGGACCGACCGTGCTGTCGACGATTCTGACCGTCGATGACCCGCTGACATCGACACCAAGGCCCGCATTGTCATGCACCCACACGGTGTCGAGCAGAACATCCGCGGATCCCTCAATGGGTGAAGGCACCCTGATTCCGCCAACCTCTCCCAAATCGGGCCCCCCGGCGACTGCGATATCGCGAATCGTGGCATCGCCAGACACCTCCACAACTGCAGCTCCGACGGAATCCCGCCCGTCGATGAGCGTCTGATTCGCCCCGGCCCCGACCAACGTCATTCCGGCGCCGATAGTCACCGACTCGGGGTAAATGCCCGGCGCCACCGTGATCGTCACCCGCTCACCCAGTGCCGCGTCCACCGCCGCCTGGATCGTGCAGTACGGCGCACCGCCCTCGTCGCTACAGCCGCCACGATTATCGACGTCAAATGCCGGGCCCTCCTGCGCTCCCGCCGGAGGTGGGGCTGCCAGGAGGGTCGCCACCATTAGAAAAACAAGTAGTACCGATTGGACACGGATACTCGCTGCGCGATCAGACATGAATGAGCCCTTTCCCAGAATCCCCTAGCCAATTGAATATTCAAAATTGGTACTTTCGACCCTACCAACCATCCAGAGCGACGGAGAGCCCCAAACCGGGATTTCCTGCGGCCTCCAAACCTGGCCACTGGAAGCCACCAATCACTCGTTTGACGTCATCCCCCTTAATACGGCGTCACGAAACCACTTTGCGTGGCCATCTAGCCTGATCCATCCAGTAACTAGTCATCTGGTGTTGGTTCGGAATGGACCTCAGCTCACCCACTAGATCCGTCGATACATAGGCAACCGACAAAAAAGTGGGGATGACGACATGACTCATCGATTCATCGTCAGAGATGGCGATCTATTTGCAACCTACGTGGGAGAAGTCGTGCTGTGGGGCCAGGACACGGTCACCGTCTTCACGATGACCGAGGACGAATACGGCCACTCGCTTGTCTGCTTCTCTTCCGAATCGATCGCCGAACACGACGTGCTCGTCGCCTAAAGCACCACCGGCTGCGCTCTTCGGTCCCTCGGAAGCAACCAGATCAGTGGTAGGCCGGCGAACATCGCAATGGCGCCAATCAGCATCGCCGTCGATAGACCAAACGCATCACCGACCGCCCCATAGGCCACCGCCGCAATCGACCGGATTGCGAAATTGATCGACAGATAGACCCCATTGGCAAGAGCCCGACTGTCGGGGAACTGTTCCTGAACGAGCGCCAGCAGCACCGGTTGGATCGCCAGCAGAGTCAGGCCAACAATCGGGAGCAAGGCGATTCTGACCCAACCATCGGCCGCCATAAACAGCACAAGCGAGATGGGGGCCGCCACATGACTGAACGCCAGCACCGCGCGCCGGCCTACTCGATCGCTGATCCATCCACCTGAGAAGGCTCCGACCACTCCGGCCGCCTCCACAATGGACAGGGCCGCACCGGCTACCCACAGGTTGCTGCCCTCCTCGGTGAGGAACACCGGCAGAAAAAGGGTCGTGGCCATCATCATCATGCTGCGCAACGCCACCAGACCCGCCAGCACCAGCATCACGCCCCGCATGGCGTGGACCGCGGTTCGCCAATGGATTGGTTCGCTGTCGCCCCGGCTTCGCAACGGTACGTCACGCAGGCGAACGTGAAGGACCACCGACGTGGCAATCCCCGCCAACGCCAGGAAGGCCATCGACCGCAGCGACATCACGGCCAGAGCGCTGACCACCACCAACGGACCGAGCGTGCGACCGAGTTCACCTCCCACCATCCAATACCCCATGCCCCTGCCCAAACGATGGCCAGAGAGATAGCCGATCGCCACGGGTGCGGTCGCATGAAAGGCGGCAACGCTCACCCCGGCGACCAACAGCATCAGAGCCAGCACCGGGTAACCGGGCGCCCAACCCAGCAGACTCATCGCCGTCGCCGTCACGCCAGGTGCCGCCACCACGATCCACCGCAAAGCAGTGCGGTCGGCCAGATGCCCGATGAACGCCTGGAGTAGCGACGGTAGTTGAATGAACGCCGACAACATCCCGACGGCCGTATTCGACAACGCCAGGGTTTCGATGAAACGGGGCAGGAGCGGTGGAAGAAAGGCGGTGAAGGTGTCGTGCACCGCATGCCCGCCCGCGATCGTGGCGATCCGGCCGGTCTCGAACTCGTCCCCGGTCTCTTCGATCACAGTGGGTTCGACCCCGATTTGTTGCCCTCCCGGTGCGGTCCCGGGACTCTACCGAACCCGCTCCCCGGCCAACGATTCCGATAAGTAGCTACTGACTGTCGACCGCCGTGACCAGTCTCCGGAACCATTACAACGGAGTCGGCGGGAGACGATGACGACCCTCTTGTACCCCGATAACCGTGGCCCCCGATACTGCCAGACCGACCCCCGCCGCGACCGCCAACGATGCGTACGCACCGGCGTCGACGAACCCTGCTCCGACCAAGGGTCCGAAGGACCTCCCCATCGCCATGAACGCCTGGGCATCGCCGGCCCGTTCGGCCGGATCCAACGACCGATCCGAAAGCATTTGCAGGACACCGGGAACCCCCATCCAGAAGGCGAAACCCCACCACGCCATTCCGAAGAAGTACCAGACCGGACTTCCGCCCAGGATGCAAATGACCGCCGCCGGACCGGTGCTGGCGAGCCACCATCCCGGCCGCCGATGCCGAGAAGCCAAGCGTGCCCCCACGAGACCCGCCGCCGCGTTGAGGCTGTACCCGAACGACACGGCGGTCGGGGTTATCGAGAGCAGACTCACCGCAGCAGTAGCCGTAAAGACGAACAAGCTCGAACCCGCCATCGACAGCAGGAAGAGCGCGAACAGCAAGACCCGGTTTGAACGCGACCTACTGACCCGACCCTTTCGCTCCGGTACCCGAACCGTGCCGACCTTCATTACCACCGCAGGTATCGCGATCACCGTCAGCAACCCGTAGACCCACCGGTCGCCGTGTGCGGCGACCAGCGCCAGAATCGGAGAGCCAAGGAAGGCGGTCAAGGGACCAGTCGCCGAAATCGACGCCATGGATCGCCGATCGCCCATCGCTTCGGCCCACACGATCCAGGTAATGGTCCCGGCGGCGGCACCCGCGACAAGTCGCAGGCCAATGAGTATCCAAAACACCGACATAAACGCGCTGGCGAGGTTCACAGCCAGAAAGAAAGCGGCAGCAGTCCTCAGCAAGCCTCCCGAGGGAACCGTCAATTTGGGAAGGGCGAAGCTGAATAGGGCGAACATCGCCACCTGGGTGACTGAAATCAGACCGGCTGAACCTTCCGACACGCCATAGCGTCCAGCG
Coding sequences within it:
- a CDS encoding right-handed parallel beta-helix repeat-containing protein, translating into MSDRAASIRVQSVLLVFLMVATLLAAPPPAGAQEGPAFDVDNRGGCSDEGGAPYCTIQAAVDAALGERVTITVAPGIYPESVTIGAGMTLVGAGANQTLIDGRDSVGAAVVEVSGDATIRDIAVAGGPDLGEVGGIRVPSPIEGSADVLLDTVWVHDNAGLGVDVSGSSTVRIVDSTVGPNNGQGGVSASVYQGPSYGVAISNTTISGNGGSGLIADSGDVLIDFVTITGNGTGVAVGVEGNPRIHLRNSVVANNATDCAASPPIISEGNNVIGVDNSPSCAAWLESDQVGPSPDMEGTLVDAKLGPLADNGGTTLTHWLLPGSPALGRVGASISDFLSSPYQLNSSASTSFPEFGPSSVVLTPSELYQVGSAFRSEPVRPDRNFTMDFTFSITGSAGGGADGLTFVIADSPTSLGDVGGGLGIGNLTDSVAVEFDTWNNGLPDYGDPNENHMGIDLS
- a CDS encoding MFS transporter; amino-acid sequence: MIEETGDEFETGRIATIAGGHAVHDTFTAFLPPLLPRFIETLALSNTAVGMLSAFIQLPSLLQAFIGHLADRTALRWIVVAAPGVTATAMSLLGWAPGYPVLALMLLVAGVSVAAFHATAPVAIGYLSGHRLGRGMGYWMVGGELGRTLGPLVVVSALAVMSLRSMAFLALAGIATSVVLHVRLRDVPLRSRGDSEPIHWRTAVHAMRGVMLVLAGLVALRSMMMMATTLFLPVFLTEEGSNLWVAGAALSIVEAAGVVGAFSGGWISDRVGRRAVLAFSHVAAPISLVLFMAADGWVRIALLPIVGLTLLAIQPVLLALVQEQFPDSRALANGVYLSINFAIRSIAAVAYGAVGDAFGLSTAMLIGAIAMFAGLPLIWLLPRDRRAQPVVL
- a CDS encoding MFS transporter, whose protein sequence is MFTPTRLAYAVRPNAPLSVVAAAVALAAMFAATPFLIPAIAGRYGVSEGSAGLISVTQVAMFALFSFALPKLTVPSGGLLRTAAAFFLAVNLASAFMSVFWILIGLRLVAGAAAGTITWIVWAEAMGDRRSMASISATGPLTAFLGSPILALVAAHGDRWVYGLLTVIAIPAVVMKVGTVRVPERKGRVSRSRSNRVLLFALFLLSMAGSSLFVFTATAAVSLLSITPTAVSFGYSLNAAAGLVGARLASRHRRPGWWLASTGPAAVICILGGSPVWYFFGMAWWGFAFWMGVPGVLQMLSDRSLDPAERAGDAQAFMAMGRSFGPLVGAGFVDAGAYASLAVAAGVGLAVSGATVIGVQEGRHRLPPTPL